In the genome of Saprospira sp. CCB-QB6, one region contains:
- a CDS encoding M1 family metallopeptidase, giving the protein MIKKFPLLLFSLFFFSVTAQHCPDCQALREAAWKEGWDAQAFQKSSLHRLQDMDVLAYDLDLELLDPNQRFLKAKAQLQIQLLRLGLKEIELDLQGLKVQELRINGKKRPFKHKDPLLIISLPKRYNLDKPITVEVEYEGAPQEDKSWGGFYFEEGFAYNMGVGFSDNPHNYGRIWFPCVDNFQDKSTYRISLTTKVNLEGYANGILVQDLLLDNGLRQRIWEQKEPIPSYLAAIAVSDYSDITQVFAGINSSIPIALVVPKEDSQKAVASFIHLPQALSAFEYWFGPYRWSKVGFCVVPFMSGAMEHASLIAYPRYAVDGSLKQERLMAHELSHHWWGNLVTCAKAEDMWINEGFASYCEFLFKEACYGRTEALPVLQQNLALSLYVAPKREGGHRPVAGVPWAHTYGTHVYKKGSLVAHNLRHYLGDDLFRQGMQAVMDSFAYQNLSTEGFCQFLSKELERDMQPFFKNWLWQAGWPSLHIVEEEIGANSFKLTIEQQLIGRDSLYENLPLKVRLFLANGEYVDREILLNQKQQQLSWEGLAAEVVYAWINPEQSLVQARFDQFFEEWNNQEQDLGLLKIKAVHFKRPCLQDEQLHLAYYPAAEGPAYWQIKGRIKGASVPVELALEQPNPSAELYYRKAAGQEWRPYIHSGKSETGYYYIEQLLLGDYKWVD; this is encoded by the coding sequence ATGATTAAAAAATTTCCCCTGCTATTATTTTCCTTATTCTTTTTTTCTGTGACAGCTCAGCATTGCCCAGACTGTCAAGCCCTTAGAGAGGCTGCATGGAAAGAGGGTTGGGATGCACAAGCCTTTCAAAAATCAAGTTTACATAGGCTACAAGATATGGATGTGCTAGCCTATGATTTAGACTTAGAGCTCTTAGACCCTAACCAACGCTTCTTAAAAGCTAAAGCCCAATTGCAAATTCAACTTTTGCGCTTGGGCCTAAAAGAAATAGAATTGGACCTACAAGGATTAAAGGTTCAAGAGCTACGCATCAATGGCAAAAAACGGCCTTTTAAACACAAGGATCCCCTTTTGATTATCTCCTTGCCCAAAAGATACAATCTAGACAAACCTATAACGGTAGAAGTAGAATACGAAGGGGCTCCCCAAGAAGACAAAAGCTGGGGTGGCTTTTATTTTGAAGAGGGTTTTGCTTATAATATGGGCGTAGGCTTTTCAGATAATCCCCATAATTATGGGCGAATTTGGTTTCCTTGCGTTGATAACTTTCAAGATAAATCAACTTATAGAATTTCGTTAACTACAAAAGTCAATTTAGAAGGCTATGCTAATGGGATTTTGGTTCAAGACTTATTATTAGACAATGGGTTACGGCAAAGAATCTGGGAACAAAAAGAGCCTATTCCAAGCTATTTGGCGGCTATAGCTGTATCGGACTACAGTGATATAACGCAAGTTTTTGCAGGCATAAATTCAAGCATACCTATTGCGTTAGTCGTTCCAAAAGAAGATAGTCAAAAGGCAGTAGCTTCCTTTATTCATTTGCCTCAGGCGCTTTCGGCTTTTGAGTATTGGTTTGGTCCTTACCGTTGGTCCAAAGTAGGTTTTTGTGTGGTTCCTTTTATGTCTGGCGCTATGGAGCATGCCAGTCTAATTGCCTATCCTCGTTATGCAGTAGATGGAAGTTTGAAGCAAGAGCGTTTAATGGCCCATGAACTATCTCATCATTGGTGGGGAAATTTGGTTACCTGTGCCAAGGCCGAAGATATGTGGATCAATGAAGGTTTTGCCAGCTATTGCGAATTTCTGTTTAAGGAAGCTTGTTATGGTAGAACTGAAGCCCTGCCTGTTTTGCAACAAAATTTGGCTTTGAGTTTATATGTTGCCCCCAAGAGAGAGGGCGGACATCGGCCTGTTGCGGGAGTCCCTTGGGCCCATACCTATGGCACGCATGTTTATAAAAAGGGAAGTTTGGTGGCTCATAATTTAAGACATTATTTAGGAGATGATCTTTTTCGGCAGGGAATGCAGGCCGTTATGGATAGTTTTGCCTATCAGAATTTATCGACCGAGGGCTTTTGCCAGTTTTTGAGTAAAGAATTAGAGCGAGATATGCAGCCTTTTTTCAAAAATTGGTTGTGGCAGGCAGGTTGGCCCAGTTTGCATATTGTGGAAGAAGAAATTGGGGCCAATAGTTTTAAATTAACCATTGAGCAACAATTAATTGGGCGGGATAGCCTTTATGAGAACCTGCCTTTAAAGGTTCGTCTATTTTTGGCCAATGGAGAGTATGTAGATCGAGAAATATTGCTTAATCAAAAGCAGCAGCAACTGAGTTGGGAAGGGCTAGCGGCAGAGGTAGTCTATGCTTGGATAAATCCAGAACAAAGTTTAGTACAGGCCCGATTTGATCAGTTTTTTGAAGAGTGGAATAATCAGGAGCAGGACTTGGGCTTGCTCAAAATAAAAGCAGTTCATTTTAAGCGGCCGTGTTTGCAGGATGAGCAGCTACATTTGGCCTATTATCCAGCGGCCGAAGGCCCTGCCTACTGGCAAATTAAAGGGCGGATAAAAGGAGCTAGTGTTCCTGTGGAGCTAGCCTTAGAACAGCCTAATCCATCTGCAGAGCTCTATTATCGTAAAGCGGCGGGGCAAGAATGGCGGCCTTATATCCATTCGGGGAAAAGCGAA